In Pseudorasbora parva isolate DD20220531a chromosome 20, ASM2467924v1, whole genome shotgun sequence, a single window of DNA contains:
- the cdnf gene encoding cerebral dopamine neurotrophic factor has product MSLTNSLATPLLLLLCVVLFSVTVAEECEVCEGFLGRLYNSLVIRHTELSPELVEEGLIKACAETTGKENRLCYYLGASSDAAAKVTGEVSRPLSAHVPVHKICQKLQRMDGQICELRYERLVLDWSRNALSKMRVLELKRVLASWGEECRACLEKDEFINLIQEVAPKHSTAQHRTQTEEF; this is encoded by the exons ATGTCTTTAACCAACTCCTTGGCAACCCCGTTACTTTTGCTTTTATGTGTTGTTTTATTCTCAGTTACTGTTGCAGAAGAATGCGAAG tgtgtgagGGGTTTCTGGGGCGGCTTTATAACTCACTGGTGATCAGACACACAGAGCTGTCCCCAGAGCTGGTGGAGGAGGGTCTGATCAAAGCATGCGCTGAGACTACTGGGAAAGAGAATCGACTA TGTTATTACCTGGGCGCCTCGAGTGATGCTGCAGCCAAAGTGACAGGTGAGGTGAGCCGCCCCCTCAGTGCACATGTTCCTGTCCACAAAATCTGCCAAAAACTTCAGCGCATGGATGGCCAGATCTGCGAGCTCAGATATG AGCGTCTAGTTCTTGACTGGAGCAGGAACGCTTTGTCTAAAATGAGAGTGTTGGAGCTGAAGAGAGTCTTGGCCTCCTGGGGGGAGGAGTGCAGAGCCTGTCTGGAGAAGGATGAATTTATCAATCTCATCCAGGAGGTGGCCCCCAAACACAGCACAGCGCAGCACAGAACGCAAACGGAAGAGTTCTGA